A region of the Serinicoccus profundi genome:
CCAGCGCCTCGCGCCCCCGCCCGAGCACGTCCACCCGAGCCATCGGTGCGGGTTCGCGCTCGGCGAAGAGGAGGGCGGTCGCCTCGCGCGTGGGCAGCGCCGACTCCGTCATCCGGTCGTGCAGGAGCTGTGCGCAGGCCGTCCACGTCGGCTCGTCCAGCGCGGGGCCGTCGTGGGTCAGGTGGTACTCCGTCACCCGCTCGACCCCGGCGCACCGCCAGGCCGCAGTTGTGCAGGATGTCGGTCGCCTTGCTCGACCACGGTGAGATCGTGCCGAGACGGGGGGAGACGACGACCAGCGAGGTATGCCGTGTCCCACCGGCGGTCTCGCCCGTCACCTCCTCCGTCGGCCACGGCTCGCCGTAGGTGAGGATGGCGCGCAGGCCGTCGAGCTCGCCCGTGTCCGGCTCGTGCTCGGTGGCGACGACGTGCACGTGCCGTGCCGTCAAGCCGGTGACCCCCGGCACGACCTGCTGCAGCCGGCGCAGCAGCCCCTCGGCGCGGAAGTCGGAGAGGGCCGAGCCACCCGGCACGGTGGTGAGGACGAGGTCGTGGGCTGCCATGTCGGTGAGGCTCCTGGCGGGGTCGGTGGTCGGTCGCTGCCGGGTCAGGTGCGCGGGGCGAAGGTCGTGCCGGTGAGGGCCTCGTAGGCCTCGACGTAGCGGGCCCGGGTGAGGTCGACGACCTCCGGGGGCAGGGTCGGGGGCGGGGCGTCGGAGGCGCGGTCCCAGCCGCTGGCCGCCGAGGTCAGCCAGTCCCGGAGCACCTGCTTGTCGTAGGACGTCTGCGCCCGACCCGGCTCCCAGTCGGCGGCCCGCCAGAAGCGCGAGGAGTCCGGCGTGAGCACCTCGTCGGCGAGGGTGACCTGCACGGCGTCGGGGTCGATCTCGGCCCAGCAGGGCGCGCCGGCGTCGTCGACCGGCACCGACGCGGGGTCGATGCCGAACTCCACCTTGGTGTCGGCGATGAGGATGCCGCGGGCGGCGGCGATCTCGTTGCCGCGGGCCAGGATCGCCACGGTGAGGTCGCGCAGCCGGTGGGCCAGGCGGGGGCCGACGAGCTCGACCACCTGCTCCAGGCTGATGGGCTCGTCGTGCTCGCCGACGGGCGCCTTGGTGCTCGGGGTGAAGACCGGCTCGGGCAGCCGCGACCCGTCGACCAGCCCCGGGGGGAGCGGCACGCCGGAGACCGCGCCGGTCGCGGCATACTCCCCGAGTCCGCCGCCGGTGAGGTAGGCGCGGGCGACGCACTCGACGGGCAGCATCATCAGGCGGCGCACGTAGACCCCGCGGCCGGCGACCTGCTCCGGCACGTCCGTGGAGAGCACGTGGTGGGGGGCGAGGTCGGCGAGCTGGTCGAACCACCACAGCGACAGCTGGGTGAGGACCGCGCCCTTGTCCGGGACCGGCGTGTCCAGGACGTGGTCGTAGGCGCTGACCCGGTCGGAGGCGACGAGGAGCAGCCTGCTCCCGTCGCGCTCGCCGGTCTGCGGGTCGAGCGGTGCGTAGAGCCCGCGGACCTTGCCGGAGTAGAGCAGCTCGTGCCCGGGGATCGTCTGGGTCATCTCAGGCCTCGGCTCTCGGCTCGTCGGGGAGGTCGACGCCGCCCTGCGCCGCCGCGAGGGCGATGTCGGGCCGGGTGTGGCTGCCCCGCAGGTCGATCCGTCCGACCGCGGCGTAGGCCGCGTCGCGGGCCCGGGGGAGATCGTCGGCGACCGCGACGACGCTGAGCACCCGCCCGCCGGCGGAGACGAGGGTCCCGGTCTCGTCGGTGGCGGTGCCCGCGTGGAGCACGTGCACCCCCTCGACCTCCTCGGCCCGCTCGATGCCGCCGATCGCGTCGCCGGTGGTGGGCGTCGCCGGGTAGTGCTCCGCGGCGACCACGACGTTGACGGCCGACCGCGGGTCCCACTCCAGCGGCGGCAGCGTGGCGAGCTCCCCACGAGCCGCGGCACGCAGGACCCCGGCGAGGGGTGTGCGGAGCCGGGCCAGCACCGTCTGGGTCTCCGGGTCGCCGAAGCGGGCGTTGAACTCGACCACCCTCGGGCCGGTCGAGGTGAGTGCCAGGCCGACGTAGAGCACCCCGGCGAACGGCATACCCCGTGCGGACATCTCGGCGATCGTCGGTCGGGCGACCTGCGCCAGCACCTCGGGCACGAGGTCCTCCGGGGCCCAGGCGAGGGGTGAGTAGGCGCCCATCCCGCCGGTGTTGGGGCCGGTGTCGCCCTCGCCGACCCGCTTGAAGTCCTGGGCCGGGTCGAGCGCGACCACGTCGGTGCCGTCGCTGAGGCAGAAGAGGGAGACCTCCGGGCCGTCGAGGTAGTCCTCGATGACGACCCGACCGCCCTCCCGGGCCAGGCAGATCGCGGCGTGCTCCAGCGCCTCGGCGAGGTCGTCGGTCACGACGACCCCCTTGCCCGCCGCCAGCCCGTCCTCCTTGACGACGTAGGGCGCGCCGGTCGCGGACAGCGCCGCGGCGACCTGCTCGGGGGTGGTGCAGACGTGCGCGGCGGCGGTGGGGACACCGGCCGCGGCCATGACGTCCTTGGCGAAGGCCTTGCTGCCCTCGAGCCGTGCCGCCTGCGCGCTCGGGCCGAAGCAGTCGATGCCGGCGTCGCGGACGGCGTCGGCGACCCCCGCGACGAGCGGCGCCTCCGGCCCCACCACGACGAGGTCGACCCCCTCGGTGCGGGCGACGTGGACGACGAGCGCGGCATCGGTGGGATCACCGGGCAGGCACCGGGCGAGGCCCGCGATGCCGGGGTTGCCCGGCAGGGCCAGGACCTCGTCGACGGCGGGGTCGAGGGCCAGGGAGCGGGCCAGGGCGTGCTCGCGCGCGCCGGAGCCGAGGACGAGGATCACCACGGGCCAGCAGCCTATCGGCAGCGGGGCGGGTGGCGAGCCACGGGTGAGCCGGGATCTGGCGCCGCAGCGGGGATGGACGCTCACGACGAGCGATGACCCTCCTGGGAGGCAGGGGGGATATCTCCCAGGAGGGCCATCTGCAGGGCAGGGTCGCTGCGGGCTGATGGGGGGCTGCCCGCGCGACACTCACGATCCCTGCGCCGACCGAAGCCGACTCCCCCACAGTGACACATCCGGTGCGGCCATGTCACGTCGAGGGGCGTCGGAATGCTGCCGTTGTCGTAGATCCGACATGATGGGCCCATGGACGGTCAGCACACCGATCGGCTGCACGGGGCGGCGTACGAGGAGTTCGTCAGCGGGGTGTTCCGTCGGGCACTGCGCTTCGGGACGCCGTCGCGTGCCGCGCTGCGGGCCGAGGGGATGACCGATGCGGAGATCGACGACGCCATGGCGGAGCTGGTGGCGCGCGGCTTCCTGCAACCGGGGGACGAGCCCGACACCTGGCAGGTGCTGCCGCCG
Encoded here:
- a CDS encoding phosphoribosylaminoimidazolesuccinocarboxamide synthase translates to MTQTIPGHELLYSGKVRGLYAPLDPQTGERDGSRLLLVASDRVSAYDHVLDTPVPDKGAVLTQLSLWWFDQLADLAPHHVLSTDVPEQVAGRGVYVRRLMMLPVECVARAYLTGGGLGEYAATGAVSGVPLPPGLVDGSRLPEPVFTPSTKAPVGEHDEPISLEQVVELVGPRLAHRLRDLTVAILARGNEIAAARGILIADTKVEFGIDPASVPVDDAGAPCWAEIDPDAVQVTLADEVLTPDSSRFWRAADWEPGRAQTSYDKQVLRDWLTSAASGWDRASDAPPPTLPPEVVDLTRARYVEAYEALTGTTFAPRT
- the purD gene encoding phosphoribosylamine--glycine ligase, producing MVILVLGSGAREHALARSLALDPAVDEVLALPGNPGIAGLARCLPGDPTDAALVVHVARTEGVDLVVVGPEAPLVAGVADAVRDAGIDCFGPSAQAARLEGSKAFAKDVMAAAGVPTAAAHVCTTPEQVAAALSATGAPYVVKEDGLAAGKGVVVTDDLAEALEHAAICLAREGGRVVIEDYLDGPEVSLFCLSDGTDVVALDPAQDFKRVGEGDTGPNTGGMGAYSPLAWAPEDLVPEVLAQVARPTIAEMSARGMPFAGVLYVGLALTSTGPRVVEFNARFGDPETQTVLARLRTPLAGVLRAAARGELATLPPLEWDPRSAVNVVVAAEHYPATPTTGDAIGGIERAEEVEGVHVLHAGTATDETGTLVSAGGRVLSVVAVADDLPRARDAAYAAVGRIDLRGSHTRPDIALAAAQGGVDLPDEPRAEA